A single window of Desulfomicrobium macestii DNA harbors:
- a CDS encoding transposase, protein MGRSAKYSKEFKLSAVKLVTELGYSCRVAGEQLGCSSWSVRDWVRQFRASGEIPAAEVTDAAAQDAKAMREENARLRLEVEILKKAAAYFAKESL, encoded by the coding sequence ATGGGAAGATCAGCCAAGTATTCAAAAGAATTCAAATTATCTGCGGTCAAGCTCGTTACCGAGTTGGGGTATTCGTGTCGTGTGGCCGGAGAGCAATTAGGTTGCAGTTCGTGGTCAGTACGTGATTGGGTCCGACAATTCCGTGCCAGCGGAGAGATTCCAGCGGCGGAAGTCACTGATGCTGCCGCGCAGGACGCTAAAGCTATGCGGGAAGAAAATGCCCGTCTGCGTTTGGAGGTGGAGATTTTAAAAAAGGCTGCGGCGTACTTTGCCAAGGAATCTCTGTAA